The DNA region TGGCGCAATTGGATACGGCAATTCTATTTTGTAGTAGACAACATCCGGCGACGATAGTTCAGGCACACGTTGGGCCTGGAGCAGTGGATCCTGCTGTCTAGGCACCTCCAAAGTGGCAATAAACAGAGCAACGTCATCCCTGACAAAGCCAGGAACGGCAAAGTAGTACTCGCTGGTGGGTTCCGGGGCTATGTTTCGGGCATGGATGACATGGCGTTCCTTGACGTAAGACTTGAGCACGTCGACGAGTCTCTCATACTTCACGTTCTCCCAGCTTTGTGGAGGAGCCTGTGCGTGGACAGCAAGGAGAAACGAGCAAATGAGCGCAACAAGCGGGAACAGTCTCATTAGTATATATATATTGAACAAGctaaatatttttcgtcATGACACGTTGGAGCgcagatcgacgcgtcggtccgagtcgatcgagataagctcgtcgtcgctgagCATGTCGGGGTCCTGGGTGTACATTGAGCTCGACGCTCGCGAGCGCAGCAGCGTGGGAGCCAGCGTGGATATCACCGACTGGTTGGGGTCCTTGTGGAGGTCATCGAGACGGTACATATTGCCCATGCGGTTATCGAGCAACAGATACTCCTCACGTGACGTGATGGTCCTTCGTGTGATGCACAGCATCGTGCCGCAGATGGCAGTGCACAAGGCAGACATCAGGATTGTCCAGCCGCACCATTCGAGGTGCGGGATGAACAGAATGAGGTCGACGAGAAAGGATAGCAAAGACAGCAGGAAGGTGGGCAGGGACCACAGAAGCACAGTCAGCAGGAActtggaggagctggagaagcGTGGattgagcagcaggagcgTCAGCGTCATCTGGATAAAGGTGAATATGAGCGAGATGGGATGCACGACCAGGAGATAGCTAATGCTGTGTCTTGCGTTAGAGGGCAGCGAGAAGCCCCCCAAATTCGTGAGCTGGGACGGGTTATAGCCCAGACTGGGTTCTGTGCACGAGTTCGCGTCGCAGAGGCCGAAAACCCCAAATTTGTAGCCCTCGAACTTGCAGAGGTAGATCGACTGTGTGAGCGGGACGGACAGTAAAGCTATGAGCTGAAACAAAAATgacagcagcaacagacTGGACTGAACAATGACCAGTTTTCGCTGGAACGATGTTTTCAACATGTCATAGGGGCATAGGTAATTAATTTTTgactttatttttttaacaCTGCctctaaaattttttatgGCCAATAGACAGAATAGGAAGATCAAGTTTGGGGACGATGTGTCTGGTGGAgcggtggaggaggccggGACGATGAAGAATACGCAAACGAAGGCAGATACCAAGTTTGTGGGGCGCCAAAGAGGACGGATAGGCAAAGCTCCCGTGACGGTAGACTTTGGATCAGACGAGGATAAtagcgaggaggagaacgagaagctcGCAACCGGACGCAAGCCCGTGGATATCCGGCTCATCAAACAAAAAGCGGCCAAGCTTCTCCCTGTGCGCGAGTCGCTGCCTGTTTATCAggtgaaaaacgagcttCTGGCACAGGTCCGCTCAGCCAAGGTGTGTGTGCTAATTGGAGAGACCGGTTCGGGAAAATCCACCCAGATCCCGCAATTTCTGATGGACGAGAACAAGAAGGGAATTGCTGTGACGCAGCCGAGACGAGTGGCTGCCATTAATCTCGCAACAAGAG from Ogataea parapolymorpha DL-1 chromosome V, whole genome shotgun sequence includes:
- a CDS encoding putative membrane protein encodes the protein MLKTSFQRKLVIVQSSLLLLSFLFQLIALLSVPLTQSIYLCKFEGYKFGVFGLCDANSCTEPSLGYNPSQLTNLGGFSLPSNARHSISYLLVVHPISLIFTFIQMTLTLLLLNPRFSSSSKFLLTVLLWSLPTFLLSLLSFLVDLILFIPHLEWCGWTILMSALCTAICGTMLCITRRTITSREEYLLLDNRMGNMYRLDDLHKDPNQSVISTLAPTLLRSRASSSMYTQDPDMLSDDELISIDSDRRVDLRSNVS